One window from the genome of Pieris napi chromosome 12, ilPieNapi1.2, whole genome shotgun sequence encodes:
- the LOC125054555 gene encoding uncharacterized protein LOC125054555, with protein MNSIVDTDQILSENEHWKKLEEQWGIPIDLEVDESDDQPKLRPVFSCLDLKTTFDSSFLFKKVRRKLGRQLSKTSTKTAADYQDFLNHLHDPSKESSQQFLCIQNAISASSVEEICKKIDDIFRSIEKLSTCSIRKPKVKLPEIVHCSISASDLSFDDTVQDESHYDSEIDRHMEEAFHDLSTIKSTEHIDKSTLESVTTLVRKFSSILEHPTMKHSARRQKQCSEKFRDLAEFWKSHAFNTENM; from the coding sequence ATGAATTCCATAGTTGATACCGACCAAATCCTCTCCGAAAACGAACATTGGAAAAAACTCGAAGAACAATGGGGTATACCAATTGACCTGGAAGTAGACGAAAGCGACGATCAGCCAAAACTAAGACCAGTCTTCAGCTGCCTGGACCTGAAAACAACATTCGATTCATCCTTCCTCTTCAAGAAAGTCAGACGGAAACTCGGCCGTCAACTGTCAAAAACGTCAACAAAAACGGCTGCTGATTACCAGGATTTCCTCAACCACCTGCATGACCCTTCAAAGGAATCCTCACAGCAATTTTTATGCATCCAAAATGCTATCTCAGCATCATCTGTTGAAGAGATCTGTAAGAAAATTGATGACATTTTTCGATCTATCGAGAAATTATCGACGTGTAGCATCAGGAAACCCAAAGTCAAACTCCCAGAAATAGTGCATTGCAGCATATCAGCATCGGATCTCTCATTCGATGATACAGTCCAGGATGAGAGTCACTACGACAGTGAAATAGACAGACATATGGAGGAGGCATTTCATGACTTGAGCACCATCAAAAGTACAGAACATATAGACAAGTCTACCTTGGAATCGGTGACAACACTCGTGAGAAAATTTAGCAGTATTCTAGAACATCCCACAATGAAACACAGCGCCAGAAGACAAAAGCAGTGTAGTGAAAAGTTTAGGGATTTAGCTGAGTTTTGGAAAAGTCACGCAtttaatacagaaaatatgtaa